The proteins below are encoded in one region of Sphingobium sp. CR2-8:
- a CDS encoding acetyl-CoA acetyltransferase → MIAKALQNADADAGGGWLEKLDSVDLVALTSWRYTNPVGDICAKVGIAPALATNSRRGGETPVRLLHEAALEVVRGEHRACAIVGGEATNARAQARKSGAKLPWSDMAPSDQSAQFAGLSTVRSPLAERYAMLDPASIYPLYETASHAAWDLSPAQAHDESAKLWALYAQAAGDNPSAWMETPPSAETIGTIGPDNRLINWPYPKLMVANPSVNQASAFIVTTLAHARNAGIPEDKLVYILGGAAANEPANFLDRDRYDRSTAQEAVLSAALAQVGGVEELTFMELYSCFPIVPKMALRFMGIEQDQAAPSVTGGLTFFGGPLHNYMSHAICAMVRALRAHPHSSGLLYGQGGYVTKHHALLLGSDAPQDTLAADWSVQAEADRNRGPSPQVREDYAGPATLEAFTVRHSRDGEPDQGIVVVRTPAGERTLARVPGHYRETIDLLEAWDRSPVGTDGMITLCDDGDAVWQPLATTPLSIRRLEA, encoded by the coding sequence ATGATCGCCAAAGCTCTTCAAAATGCCGACGCGGACGCGGGTGGCGGATGGCTCGAAAAGCTGGATTCGGTCGATCTGGTCGCGCTGACCAGCTGGCGCTACACAAATCCGGTCGGCGATATATGTGCCAAGGTCGGGATCGCGCCCGCCCTGGCGACAAACAGCCGCCGCGGTGGGGAAACACCTGTGCGTCTTTTGCATGAGGCTGCACTCGAGGTTGTTCGGGGCGAACACAGGGCCTGCGCGATCGTCGGTGGGGAAGCGACCAATGCACGCGCGCAAGCGCGTAAATCGGGCGCAAAGCTGCCTTGGTCGGACATGGCCCCATCAGACCAAAGCGCCCAATTTGCAGGACTTTCAACCGTTCGCAGTCCGCTGGCCGAACGCTATGCCATGCTGGATCCAGCCAGCATCTACCCGCTATACGAAACAGCAAGCCACGCTGCCTGGGACCTGTCTCCGGCGCAGGCCCATGATGAATCGGCCAAGCTATGGGCGCTTTACGCGCAGGCTGCCGGCGACAATCCATCCGCCTGGATGGAGACGCCGCCATCTGCCGAGACGATCGGGACCATCGGTCCGGATAATCGTCTGATCAACTGGCCCTACCCCAAGCTTATGGTCGCCAATCCGTCGGTGAACCAGGCATCGGCGTTCATCGTCACCACATTGGCCCATGCCAGGAACGCTGGTATCCCAGAGGATAAGCTCGTCTACATATTGGGCGGAGCGGCTGCAAACGAACCAGCGAATTTCCTCGACCGGGACCGATATGACCGCAGCACAGCGCAGGAGGCAGTCCTCAGCGCCGCTCTCGCGCAGGTCGGCGGCGTGGAAGAACTCACATTCATGGAACTGTACAGCTGTTTTCCGATCGTGCCCAAGATGGCGTTGCGCTTCATGGGCATTGAGCAGGACCAGGCCGCGCCAAGCGTGACCGGCGGCCTGACCTTTTTTGGCGGTCCGCTGCACAATTATATGAGCCATGCCATATGCGCGATGGTGCGCGCCTTGCGGGCGCATCCTCATTCGAGCGGCCTGCTTTACGGTCAGGGCGGCTATGTCACGAAGCACCACGCCCTGCTGCTTGGGTCAGATGCGCCGCAGGACACGTTAGCAGCCGACTGGTCGGTACAGGCAGAGGCCGACCGGAATCGAGGCCCCTCGCCGCAGGTTCGGGAGGACTATGCCGGCCCAGCTACGCTGGAGGCGTTTACCGTGCGCCACTCGCGAGATGGCGAGCCGGATCAGGGAATTGTCGTGGTTCGAACACCTGCGGGAGAACGAACCCTTGCCCGCGTGCCTGGGCACTACAGGGAAACTATTGACCTTCTCGAGGCGTGGGACCGCAGCCCCGTTGGTACCGATGGCATGATCACGCTTTGCGACGATGGCGATGCCGTCTGGCAGCCCCTTGCGACAACGCCCCTCAGTATCCGGAGACTGGAAGCATGA
- a CDS encoding CaiB/BaiF CoA-transferase family protein: MMSSDDRPLAGLRVLDLVEGTLGAIGRILGEWGAQVVRIEPRAGGRDRYAGEQVGGNALGFAVSNLGKTCIALDLERPDDRSEFENLARDCDVLIEGSQLQRSMSWDLDIEALRRANPGLVILSLSGFGANTSFSAWQVTDPVLHAMSGELSRSGLPDREPLLPPGELALHCAAGQALLAILAARYATVTGGSGDWLDMSLLDGASAALDPGYGSSGSAAQGVPASKLPRGRPEARFQYPIIACADGYVRICMLAPRQWQAMYEWLGKPEEFADPSFNTLRARYKSKTLIPRIAALFANKSQAALEEEAQRRGLPLSRVIGLEQALSSPQFVSRDAFADVEIAPGLTVAVPNGLVEFDGVRAGIIGPPPALGDGQAVRAKLWPDRPMPARTSAASANRLPLSGLRVLDLGVIVVGAETGRLLADLGADVIKVENAGFPDGSRQTRGEPISVSFAVGHRNQRSLGLNLRSQEGKALFLDFAAKADVILSNFKPGTLASLGLAPDILLAANPRLVIVDSSAFGPTGPESRRMGYGPLVRAAAGLSLQWRYADDPTSFSDALTVYPDHVCGRIGAAGVIALLLRRLQTGQGGTLSVAQAEVMLGHMATDIARMSAQARGHEVKLQTEIAAPWGVYACKGDDEWCVVTVRDDADRRALCHAIGRADLLDRPAASAASEQHIAGKALDLALRDWVARRGPGEAAQMLQAAGVPAGAMQRVSDLPAHPYFSERGFLRPVSHPQIEETFFAENLLVEACQLARPPQRPAPMQGQHTAELARELLGLNDRVIETLTDLGAFEVQAGIAVDVSP; this comes from the coding sequence ATGATGAGCAGCGATGATCGGCCGTTGGCTGGCCTGCGCGTTCTTGACCTTGTGGAGGGAACGCTTGGCGCAATTGGCAGGATTTTGGGGGAATGGGGCGCACAAGTTGTTCGGATCGAGCCGCGTGCAGGCGGCAGGGATCGTTATGCAGGGGAGCAGGTAGGCGGAAACGCTCTTGGCTTTGCGGTCTCAAATCTGGGAAAGACATGCATTGCCCTGGATTTAGAGCGGCCTGACGATCGTAGCGAATTTGAAAATCTCGCGCGCGACTGTGATGTCTTAATAGAGGGATCGCAACTCCAGCGCTCCATGTCTTGGGACCTTGACATCGAGGCGCTCAGGCGCGCCAATCCGGGACTGGTCATACTTTCGCTCAGTGGCTTTGGGGCCAATACCAGTTTTAGCGCGTGGCAGGTCACCGATCCGGTGCTACACGCCATGAGCGGCGAACTATCCCGCTCCGGCCTGCCTGACCGGGAGCCTCTTTTGCCACCTGGAGAGCTTGCCCTGCACTGCGCGGCAGGACAGGCATTGCTCGCCATCCTCGCCGCGCGCTACGCCACTGTTACAGGCGGCAGCGGCGACTGGCTCGATATGTCGCTGCTCGACGGTGCAAGCGCGGCACTTGATCCAGGCTATGGCAGTTCTGGCAGTGCGGCCCAGGGGGTTCCTGCAAGCAAGCTGCCGAGGGGCCGACCCGAAGCCCGCTTCCAATATCCTATCATCGCCTGTGCGGACGGTTATGTGCGTATCTGCATGCTCGCGCCGCGCCAGTGGCAGGCGATGTACGAATGGCTCGGCAAACCGGAAGAATTTGCAGATCCATCCTTCAACACCCTGCGCGCGCGCTATAAATCAAAGACGCTCATACCGCGCATTGCCGCGCTATTTGCCAATAAGTCACAAGCCGCGCTGGAAGAGGAAGCACAGCGGCGCGGCCTCCCGCTCTCGCGCGTGATCGGGCTCGAGCAAGCGTTGTCGTCTCCACAATTTGTCAGCCGCGATGCTTTTGCCGACGTAGAAATCGCGCCAGGGCTCACAGTCGCGGTGCCCAATGGCCTTGTCGAATTTGACGGCGTCCGTGCGGGCATCATCGGCCCACCCCCGGCACTGGGCGATGGACAGGCCGTACGCGCGAAGCTGTGGCCCGATCGCCCTATGCCTGCCCGGACTTCTGCAGCATCGGCCAACAGGCTGCCGCTTTCGGGGCTTCGCGTGCTCGATCTGGGCGTGATCGTCGTCGGCGCGGAAACCGGCCGGCTGCTCGCGGACCTTGGCGCCGATGTGATCAAGGTGGAGAATGCGGGCTTTCCTGACGGAAGCCGCCAGACCCGGGGCGAGCCTATCAGCGTCAGCTTTGCTGTCGGCCACCGCAATCAGCGCAGCCTGGGCCTCAATCTGCGCTCACAGGAAGGCAAGGCCCTGTTCCTCGACTTTGCAGCAAAAGCCGATGTCATACTTTCCAACTTCAAGCCCGGCACATTGGCGTCGCTTGGCTTAGCGCCGGACATCCTGCTTGCCGCTAATCCCAGACTTGTCATCGTCGATAGTTCTGCATTTGGCCCTACTGGGCCAGAAAGCAGGCGCATGGGCTATGGCCCATTGGTTCGGGCTGCGGCAGGGTTAAGCCTGCAATGGCGCTACGCGGACGATCCGACAAGCTTTAGCGATGCCCTAACCGTCTATCCGGACCATGTTTGCGGTCGCATCGGCGCGGCAGGTGTCATCGCCTTGTTGCTGCGCCGCCTGCAGACCGGCCAGGGCGGCACTTTAAGCGTGGCGCAGGCCGAAGTCATGCTCGGGCATATGGCCACCGACATCGCCAGAATGTCGGCTCAAGCCCGCGGTCATGAAGTGAAATTGCAAACTGAAATCGCAGCGCCCTGGGGTGTCTATGCCTGCAAAGGCGACGACGAATGGTGCGTCGTTACGGTGCGCGATGACGCTGACAGACGTGCACTGTGCCATGCCATTGGGCGAGCCGACCTGCTTGATCGTCCCGCCGCATCTGCGGCCTCTGAGCAGCATATTGCCGGCAAGGCCCTTGATCTTGCCCTTCGCGACTGGGTGGCCCGTAGAGGTCCGGGTGAGGCAGCCCAAATGTTGCAGGCGGCCGGCGTTCCTGCCGGTGCCATGCAGCGCGTTTCCGATCTGCCGGCCCATCCCTATTTTTCCGAGCGCGGTTTTCTGCGACCCGTATCGCATCCGCAGATCGAGGAAACATTCTTCGCGGAAAATCTCCTGGTCGAAGCCTGCCAACTCGCCCGGCCACCACAAAGGCCTGCACCGATGCAAGGGCAGCATACTGCCGAGCTGGCACGAGAGTTGCTCGGCTTAAATGACCGTGTAATCGAGACGCTGACCGATCTCGGCGCGTTCGAGGTACAAGCGGGCATTGCGGTCGATGTCAGCCCCTGA
- a CDS encoding acetyl-CoA C-acetyltransferase, which yields MQEAWIIDACRTPRGIGKIGKGALTDIHPQQVGATVLRALADRTGINTADVEDIIWGNGQQAGKQGNDLGRMTALDAGFDTRASGVTIHRFCGSSLTAVSLAAAKIMAGMEDLNIAGGAELMSYRKLLPRDPAVPFLPDAGNARLRARHPQTSQGLCADAIATLEGIDREVLDELAYESQCRADRAIAGGRFDRSLVPVYHEDGRLALDREEYPRPQTTREGLAALPSAFAHAADATFDASGTSFADLIRKAYPDLIFNHVHHAGNSAGVVDGAGALLLASSDYARKHGLVPRARIVAMAELGDDPTLMLNGPVPSTAKVLAKAGLTPDDIDLWEVNEAFAVVPEKFIRALSLDRSKVNVNGGAIALGHPIGATGVMLVGTLLDELERQDLKRGLVVMCAAGGMAPALIIERI from the coding sequence ATGCAGGAAGCATGGATCATCGACGCATGCCGGACACCGCGTGGTATCGGCAAGATCGGCAAGGGTGCCCTCACCGACATTCATCCTCAGCAAGTCGGTGCGACCGTGTTACGGGCGCTGGCCGATCGAACCGGTATAAACACTGCCGATGTCGAGGACATCATCTGGGGCAACGGGCAACAAGCGGGTAAGCAGGGCAATGACCTTGGCCGCATGACCGCGTTGGACGCAGGCTTTGACACCAGGGCAAGCGGTGTCACCATTCACCGTTTTTGTGGGTCCAGTCTGACCGCAGTCAGTCTCGCGGCGGCCAAGATCATGGCGGGCATGGAGGATCTCAACATCGCAGGCGGCGCCGAGCTGATGTCCTATCGTAAACTGCTGCCACGTGACCCGGCGGTCCCGTTCCTTCCAGACGCAGGCAACGCGCGGCTTCGCGCTCGCCATCCGCAGACAAGCCAGGGCCTTTGCGCCGACGCGATCGCGACGCTGGAAGGTATTGATCGCGAAGTGCTTGATGAGTTGGCGTATGAAAGCCAATGTCGGGCCGACCGCGCCATTGCCGGAGGTCGGTTCGATCGCTCTTTGGTCCCAGTCTATCATGAGGATGGCCGCCTTGCGCTCGACCGCGAGGAATATCCCAGGCCCCAGACCACGCGAGAGGGGTTGGCCGCACTGCCTTCAGCTTTTGCCCATGCGGCAGACGCGACATTTGACGCGTCTGGAACCAGCTTTGCAGACCTTATTCGAAAAGCTTATCCCGACCTTATATTCAACCACGTCCATCATGCAGGAAACTCGGCGGGTGTTGTCGATGGTGCAGGGGCGCTTCTTCTCGCATCGTCCGACTATGCCCGCAAACACGGACTTGTGCCGCGCGCCCGAATTGTCGCCATGGCGGAACTGGGCGACGATCCCACGCTCATGCTCAACGGGCCCGTACCTTCCACCGCCAAGGTCCTGGCCAAAGCGGGGTTGACCCCTGACGATATCGACCTTTGGGAAGTGAACGAAGCCTTTGCGGTCGTACCGGAAAAGTTCATTCGCGCCCTGTCGCTCGATCGTAGCAAAGTGAACGTCAATGGCGGCGCGATTGCGCTTGGTCATCCGATCGGCGCAACCGGTGTGATGTTGGTGGGAACGCTGCTCGATGAACTGGAAAGACAGGATCTCAAACGTGGGCTGGTGGTCATGTGTGCGGCCGGGGGAATGGCGCCGGCGCTGATCATCGAGCGGATCTGA
- a CDS encoding acyl-CoA dehydrogenase family protein, translated as MHFELSEEHQMVTELVTKFARDFMMPLEAAVMEREASGKEMYVTKEEQASLDAKAHELGLFGLDAPLDIGGADLPMVAMVGVEEAIGYTVTPYVLPPDSPNLRMLIATVDDRQREAYLTPLVAGQTKSAIGISEPGAGSDPAMMKTRAVRDGDDWILNGRKIWITYADEADFTIVMAVTDPQKGARGGMSAFLVDRDAPGFNIMRRIPMLGGQSTYEIALDDCRVEGWKLLGIEGQGFAPMQTRLATRRIQMAAWSIGMAQRALDMLIDYAPQRVTFGAPLSERQTIQFWVAEAATKIHAARLMAYDCAWKLDNGRDVRSEISMIKWYATEMAYTVVDQAMQAFGGMGMTKEVPLQLMQAKLRTMRVYDGPTEIHKWVIARGLLGTRK; from the coding sequence GTGCACTTTGAGCTGAGCGAAGAACATCAGATGGTGACCGAGCTCGTCACGAAGTTCGCTCGCGACTTCATGATGCCTCTTGAAGCCGCGGTGATGGAGCGGGAAGCCTCCGGCAAGGAGATGTACGTCACCAAGGAAGAGCAGGCCAGCCTGGACGCCAAGGCGCACGAGCTGGGACTTTTTGGACTGGACGCACCTCTTGACATCGGCGGCGCGGACTTGCCCATGGTTGCCATGGTCGGTGTCGAGGAAGCAATCGGCTACACGGTAACACCCTATGTGTTGCCGCCAGACTCGCCCAATCTGCGCATGCTGATCGCCACCGTCGACGACCGTCAGCGCGAAGCCTATCTTACCCCCCTTGTCGCCGGGCAAACCAAGTCGGCCATTGGTATTTCCGAACCCGGCGCCGGGTCGGATCCTGCGATGATGAAGACGCGTGCCGTGCGCGATGGCGATGACTGGATCCTCAACGGACGCAAAATCTGGATTACCTATGCAGATGAAGCGGACTTCACCATTGTGATGGCGGTGACGGATCCCCAGAAGGGCGCGCGAGGCGGCATGAGTGCCTTTCTTGTCGATCGGGATGCACCAGGCTTTAACATCATGCGCCGCATTCCCATGCTCGGCGGCCAGTCGACCTATGAGATCGCGCTTGATGATTGCCGCGTCGAAGGGTGGAAGTTGCTGGGCATCGAAGGTCAGGGCTTTGCGCCGATGCAAACCAGGCTGGCAACGCGGCGCATTCAGATGGCGGCGTGGTCAATCGGGATGGCGCAGCGTGCACTCGACATGCTTATCGATTACGCCCCGCAGCGCGTCACGTTCGGGGCGCCCCTTTCTGAGCGTCAGACCATTCAATTCTGGGTCGCCGAGGCCGCTACCAAAATCCATGCCGCGCGTCTTATGGCCTATGATTGCGCGTGGAAGCTCGACAATGGTCGCGATGTCCGTTCCGAGATCAGCATGATCAAATGGTACGCTACCGAAATGGCCTACACGGTCGTGGACCAAGCCATGCAGGCGTTCGGCGGGATGGGCATGACGAAGGAAGTCCCGCTACAGCTCATGCAGGCAAAGCTGCGGACGATGCGCGTCTATGATGGGCCAACCGAAATCCATAAATGGGTTATTGCGCGTGGCTTGCTTGGAACACGTAAGTAA